A stretch of bacterium DNA encodes these proteins:
- a CDS encoding peptidylprolyl isomerase — protein sequence MKRVFVFIFMLGSIVIMTEAGLVGEVSAEANSLSVSLKTSKGDISITLFPDKAPVTVANFVNLARRGYYDGLIFHRVIDNFMIQGGDPTGTGMGGPGYKFKDEFDSSLRHDAPGVLSMANAGPGTNGSQFFITHVPTPWLDGKHSVFGKVTQGQEVVDSITQGDKIESIKLSGDVTSLLQSQDEYVAEWSKILDEKFPAKQAAQ from the coding sequence ATGAAAAGAGTATTTGTCTTTATTTTTATGTTAGGGAGCATAGTGATTATGACTGAAGCTGGACTGGTTGGTGAAGTAAGCGCAGAAGCAAATTCTTTATCGGTTTCTTTGAAGACATCAAAGGGAGATATCTCGATTACGTTGTTTCCCGATAAGGCGCCGGTGACGGTTGCAAATTTTGTCAATCTTGCTCGGCGTGGATACTACGATGGGCTGATCTTTCATCGAGTTATCGATAATTTTATGATTCAAGGTGGTGACCCGACGGGAACAGGAATGGGGGGACCTGGTTATAAGTTTAAAGATGAATTCGACTCTAGTCTTCGTCATGATGCGCCAGGAGTCCTGTCTATGGCGAATGCTGGGCCAGGGACGAATGGTAGTCAGTTTTTTATAACGCATGTCCCAACTCCGTGGCTTGACGGAAAACATTCTGTGTTCGGTAAAGTAACTCAAGGTCAGGAAGTGGTAGATAGTATCACGCAGGGAGACAAGATCGAGTCAATAAAACTTTCAGGAGATGTGACCAGCCTGCTTCAATCTCAGGACGAGTACGTGGCTGAGTGGAGTAAAATTCTTGATGAGAAGTTTCCAGCAAAACAAGCTGCACAGTAG
- a CDS encoding VacJ family lipoprotein codes for MCTTALSSSCYRSYSKRRLGGVAMQSFGAHLQVLLRFFLLILSIVLLAPSIAPLLPFTSLSLCSRCCFVYADERVIEAQEEDSLLDISDPFEGWNRRVFWLNDKLDRYLLEPVSDGYDYVMPDEAQRGITNFFDNLLYPTYLVSDLVQLKFSQALEHTGRFLVNSTVGIFGLIDVAQHVGLERHKEDFGLALGYHGVPAGPYLVFPFFGPSTVRDGFGFMVDTALNPVGWAVMEAASSNDAILITTGVAGVDIIQRRTNLDEAIEAARDASLDYYLFVQSAYYQRRAALIEDRQIHQPEEEDPFAEDEAFDEMFGE; via the coding sequence ATGTGTACAACGGCTCTTTCCTCTTCGTGTTACCGTAGTTATAGTAAAAGGAGGCTTGGAGGGGTAGCTATGCAGAGTTTTGGAGCGCACTTACAGGTTCTTCTTCGCTTTTTCTTGCTTATTCTCTCTATTGTTCTTTTGGCTCCTTCAATAGCGCCCCTCCTGCCGTTTACGTCTCTGTCTCTTTGCTCAAGGTGCTGCTTTGTGTATGCAGATGAGCGTGTCATAGAGGCGCAAGAAGAAGACAGTCTTTTGGATATCTCAGATCCATTTGAAGGATGGAATAGGCGAGTTTTCTGGTTGAACGATAAGTTAGATCGGTATCTTCTTGAGCCAGTATCCGATGGATACGATTATGTTATGCCTGACGAAGCCCAGCGTGGGATTACGAACTTCTTCGACAATCTTCTCTATCCTACATACCTTGTTAGCGATCTGGTCCAATTGAAGTTCTCGCAAGCTCTGGAACATACAGGTCGATTTCTTGTGAATTCTACTGTTGGTATCTTTGGTCTGATTGACGTGGCCCAGCATGTCGGCTTAGAGCGCCATAAAGAGGACTTTGGATTAGCACTAGGATACCACGGTGTTCCAGCGGGACCATATCTTGTATTCCCTTTTTTTGGTCCTTCCACGGTACGTGACGGGTTTGGATTTATGGTCGATACTGCACTCAATCCAGTTGGATGGGCTGTTATGGAGGCAGCAAGCTCTAACGATGCAATCTTGATTACCACAGGAGTAGCAGGGGTAGATATTATTCAGCGGCGGACTAATCTTGATGAGGCAATTGAAGCAGCGCGCGATGCATCTCTTGACTACTATCTTTTTGTTCAATCTGCCTATTATCAACGGCGAGCAGCGCTTATCGAAGATCGCCAGATTCACCAGCCCGAGGAGGAAGACCCCTTTGCGGAAGATGAAGCCTTTGATGAGATGTTTGGCGAATAA
- a CDS encoding Bax inhibitor-1/YccA family protein encodes MNSSNPVLNQKMFQGQAVVASQDGVMTLEGTINKSIISVLLVMAAAYWSYQSPAVSMPLLIPCVIVGLILAIIISVKQTLAPVLTPVYAIAEGLVLGALSLSYASLTAGSASGSFDAPLGLNHELVFQAIALTFGTLFSMLVIYRSGLIKVTDRLKMIIYTATGGIFLLYFITMIMGFFGGQMPLIHESGPLGIGISLVIVGLAAFNLLLDFDFIVKASSSGSLPKYMEWYGAFGLLVTLVWLYMEILRLLAKLARNRD; translated from the coding sequence ATGAATAGCTCAAATCCTGTGCTGAATCAGAAGATGTTTCAGGGTCAGGCCGTAGTGGCATCGCAAGATGGAGTGATGACGCTAGAGGGCACGATCAACAAAAGTATTATCTCGGTACTCCTCGTAATGGCAGCAGCCTACTGGTCATACCAATCACCCGCAGTCTCAATGCCGCTTTTAATTCCGTGTGTGATAGTTGGGCTGATCTTAGCGATAATTATATCCGTCAAGCAGACACTAGCACCAGTTCTCACCCCGGTCTACGCAATAGCAGAGGGACTCGTGCTGGGTGCCCTCTCGTTATCGTATGCCTCCCTGACCGCAGGCTCAGCCTCTGGAAGTTTTGATGCTCCACTTGGGCTAAACCATGAGCTTGTATTTCAAGCTATCGCTCTAACCTTCGGGACACTCTTTTCCATGCTCGTCATTTACCGCTCTGGACTTATCAAAGTTACTGATCGACTCAAGATGATCATCTACACGGCTACTGGGGGAATCTTTCTCCTCTATTTCATCACGATGATTATGGGCTTTTTTGGAGGACAAATGCCCCTTATTCACGAAAGTGGACCATTGGGAATTGGCATATCACTTGTTATCGTAGGATTGGCCGCTTTCAACCTCTTACTTGACTTTGACTTCATTGTAAAAGCTTCAAGTAGCGGTAGTCTGCCTAAATATATGGAATGGTATGGGGCCTTTGGACTCTTGGTAACTCTCGTATGGTTGTATATGGAAATACTGAGATTACTCGCAAAGCTCGCGAGAAATCGAGACTAG
- a CDS encoding penicillin acylase family protein, whose protein sequence is MYVRISCPIIIGTFVYICMSIASCSFVAVRIPFKSLSQRLESFPQTAPIESSAQIRWSKRGVPFVEASSNRDGFFLLGATHAHLRLGQMELLKRLASGRISELIGPFAQDLDHTIRILDLGRNSMQVMSKMNEETREILSSFVAGINWYQKSLQSLPPEFEIFQMKREEWTEQDVILVTRLAGVDLSWMFYFGFLSIEGRDLRDSLWERFLREDDDSERIDQLIPSQSEEIKHMSGLIRAFSRSGSNALAISGQRTLHGSALIASDPHLGTTVPNFWLLAGLRTPDFRVVGMMIPGTPFFALGRNEDIAWGGTNLRAISTHLYQVSEEKLSVREETIRTRWWFDTTRIVRESSHGPIISDSPFFDNLSETIALNWVGHEAISDEISSFLSANRARTFHEFMSSFESYGVSGQNMLYGDSEGHIGHLLAYQQPVLQEAEMTSQLIKNPDNIVESYRSAAELPHLFDPVSGYLASANNRVFRTNIPISFSYANASRALRMSEIFESKTSISIEDLKALQQDVASIKSVQMRNFLLQFVGELESKQIYENPNAAAMYEALKNWDGLYSTDSRGALAFHLLLSHMVPELLQRLFPNESEHSIMLKGDLWYADLKEQLKRQEFIVEFSKMLTKSLLKMGKKFTKYESWGNFHQYRIQYPLGRIPVIGSRFRFDNFAAPGSNNTLYKSAHSFSAKPHFVSYGAQARFISDLSSLDENYFVLLGGQDGWLKAENFLDQLPLWKSGEYMQLPLSTRGIEQVTEICLSIEPSPSL, encoded by the coding sequence ATGTATGTTCGTATCTCTTGCCCCATCATTATCGGTACGTTTGTCTACATCTGCATGAGCATTGCCTCTTGCTCATTTGTCGCCGTACGCATTCCCTTCAAATCGCTATCTCAGAGGCTCGAATCTTTCCCTCAGACAGCACCCATAGAATCATCAGCCCAGATTCGTTGGAGCAAGCGCGGGGTGCCATTTGTCGAGGCAAGTTCTAATCGAGATGGTTTCTTTCTCCTCGGTGCAACTCATGCACACCTTCGCCTCGGACAAATGGAGTTATTGAAACGCTTAGCATCCGGAAGAATTTCAGAGCTGATAGGACCATTTGCTCAAGATTTAGATCATACCATTCGAATCCTTGATCTTGGTCGAAACTCCATGCAGGTAATGAGTAAGATGAACGAAGAGACTCGAGAAATCCTCTCTTCGTTTGTTGCTGGGATTAATTGGTATCAGAAATCTCTTCAGAGCCTACCTCCTGAGTTTGAAATATTTCAAATGAAACGAGAAGAATGGACCGAGCAAGATGTAATCTTGGTCACTCGTTTAGCGGGAGTGGACCTTTCCTGGATGTTCTATTTCGGATTTTTGTCTATTGAAGGGCGCGATTTACGTGACAGCCTATGGGAGCGCTTCTTAAGGGAAGACGACGATAGCGAAAGAATTGATCAATTGATTCCATCACAATCTGAAGAGATAAAGCACATGAGTGGTCTCATCCGCGCTTTTAGCCGCTCAGGAAGTAATGCATTGGCTATTTCTGGTCAGCGAACACTACATGGCAGTGCTCTGATTGCCAGCGATCCGCATTTGGGAACTACTGTTCCAAATTTTTGGCTGCTTGCTGGCCTGAGAACTCCAGATTTTCGTGTGGTAGGGATGATGATTCCTGGTACTCCCTTTTTTGCGCTTGGTAGAAACGAAGATATCGCGTGGGGAGGGACCAATCTAAGAGCAATTAGTACGCACCTCTATCAGGTTTCAGAGGAAAAGCTTTCTGTTCGAGAAGAGACGATTCGTACTCGATGGTGGTTTGATACTACTCGTATAGTTCGTGAGTCTTCACACGGACCTATCATTAGTGATTCTCCTTTCTTCGATAACTTATCCGAGACTATTGCACTAAATTGGGTAGGCCATGAGGCGATTAGTGACGAGATTTCCAGTTTTCTCAGTGCGAATAGAGCTCGTACGTTTCACGAGTTTATGAGTTCATTTGAGTCCTATGGAGTTTCGGGACAGAACATGCTTTATGGTGATAGTGAAGGACATATAGGTCATCTGCTCGCTTATCAACAACCAGTTCTTCAAGAGGCTGAAATGACCTCTCAGCTGATAAAGAATCCAGACAATATCGTAGAGTCTTATCGTTCAGCAGCTGAACTCCCCCATTTGTTTGATCCAGTATCTGGATACCTTGCATCTGCCAACAATCGAGTATTCAGGACAAATATTCCGATATCATTTTCTTATGCAAATGCTAGTCGTGCTTTAAGAATGTCTGAAATTTTTGAATCAAAGACCAGTATTTCAATTGAAGATCTAAAGGCATTGCAGCAAGATGTAGCCTCTATCAAGAGTGTGCAGATGCGTAACTTTCTACTGCAATTCGTTGGTGAACTGGAGAGCAAGCAAATTTACGAAAACCCTAATGCAGCTGCGATGTATGAGGCTCTTAAGAATTGGGATGGACTTTACTCTACTGATTCAAGGGGCGCTCTAGCCTTTCACTTGCTCTTATCACATATGGTGCCTGAGCTGCTACAGAGGCTCTTCCCAAATGAATCGGAGCACTCCATCATGCTCAAAGGTGATTTGTGGTATGCAGATTTAAAGGAACAGCTGAAGCGTCAAGAGTTTATAGTTGAGTTTTCAAAGATGCTTACGAAATCTCTCTTAAAGATGGGAAAGAAATTTACGAAGTATGAGTCGTGGGGGAATTTCCATCAATATCGGATTCAGTATCCGCTGGGACGTATTCCAGTGATTGGCTCACGTTTTCGGTTTGATAATTTTGCAGCGCCTGGTTCAAATAATACCCTATACAAAAGTGCACATTCCTTTTCAGCGAAACCCCATTTTGTGTCTTACGGAGCACAAGCCAGATTTATATCAGATCTGAGTTCTCTCGATGAAAACTATTTTGTACTACTAGGTGGTCAAGATGGGTGGCTCAAGGCCGAAAACTTTCTTGATCAACTGCCGTTGTGGAAGTCAGGTGAATATATGCAGCTTCCGCTCAGTACTCGTGGCATTGAGCAAGTAACAGAAATATGCTTGTCGATAGAGCCGAGCCCGTCGCTATAG
- a CDS encoding FAD-binding oxidoreductase gives MRPLSNLFDNILPSEAILSDSFDLQSYGVDTCKNFRGSPSLVLLPSSTEQIQQIIRQCAENKIGVVPSGGRTGLCGGATATNGEIILSLQRMNTIINIDSDSRTITTQAGVTNQRINEAVAPFGLVFPIHLGSWGSCHIGGNIATNAGGIHVIRYGHTRHWVLGLTVVTGDGTILRTGKNLYKDNSGYDLRSLFIGSEGTLGVITESTLALAPKPKGLVRLLCSVSSISESIPLLHNVMRHQVTVSAFEFFSEQAMEYVTRFRKLRDPFSRRHPYYVLIEIEGDSENLREILQEMFMEFLEEELIQDVVIAQTHKQSEEIMSLRESISETLSSEFTPHKNDISVPISAIPAFTEELQSLLSSKAPEYELILFGHIGDGNIHLNWLKPEDESEDVFFEKSAEIDQHVLELVVAKGGSISAEHGVGLLKKKALHLGRSDTEIQYMKALKKVFDPAGIMNPGKIFDIEPSTKL, from the coding sequence ATGCGACCTCTTTCCAATCTTTTCGATAATATTTTGCCGTCCGAGGCTATTCTCTCAGACAGCTTTGATCTACAGAGCTATGGAGTCGATACCTGCAAGAACTTTAGGGGGTCACCTTCTCTCGTGCTACTCCCATCCTCAACAGAACAGATTCAACAAATCATTAGGCAGTGTGCTGAAAACAAAATAGGCGTTGTGCCCTCAGGAGGTCGAACTGGTCTATGTGGAGGTGCGACTGCAACGAATGGAGAGATTATTCTCTCACTTCAGAGAATGAATACTATTATCAATATCGACAGCGATAGTCGCACAATTACAACCCAAGCAGGAGTAACAAATCAGAGGATAAATGAGGCTGTAGCTCCTTTCGGCCTAGTCTTTCCCATTCATCTCGGAAGCTGGGGGAGTTGCCATATCGGTGGAAATATTGCGACGAACGCGGGGGGAATTCATGTAATTCGGTATGGTCATACCAGACATTGGGTCTTAGGTCTTACTGTTGTCACCGGCGATGGCACAATCCTTCGGACAGGCAAAAATCTCTATAAAGACAATTCAGGGTATGATCTTCGCTCGCTATTTATTGGATCAGAGGGCACTCTTGGAGTAATCACGGAATCAACTCTTGCACTTGCACCCAAGCCAAAAGGGCTTGTCCGTCTTCTGTGCTCCGTCAGTTCAATATCAGAATCTATCCCCCTGCTTCATAACGTTATGCGTCATCAGGTGACAGTATCTGCATTTGAGTTCTTTTCTGAACAAGCCATGGAATATGTGACTCGATTCCGAAAACTGAGAGACCCATTCTCCAGAAGACATCCTTATTACGTGCTTATTGAAATAGAGGGAGATTCAGAGAACCTGCGGGAAATCTTGCAAGAAATGTTCATGGAATTTCTGGAAGAAGAACTCATTCAGGATGTCGTCATCGCTCAAACACACAAACAATCAGAGGAAATTATGAGTCTTCGGGAGTCAATAAGTGAAACTCTCTCTTCCGAATTTACTCCCCACAAGAATGATATCTCTGTTCCGATTTCGGCAATTCCCGCTTTCACAGAAGAGCTTCAGTCCTTATTAAGCTCGAAAGCGCCAGAATATGAGCTCATTTTATTTGGACATATTGGAGATGGAAATATTCATCTGAACTGGCTCAAGCCAGAAGATGAAAGTGAGGACGTTTTCTTTGAGAAAAGTGCTGAGATTGATCAGCATGTTCTAGAGCTTGTAGTGGCAAAAGGCGGAAGCATTTCTGCAGAGCATGGTGTAGGACTTTTGAAAAAGAAAGCTCTGCACCTGGGAAGGAGTGATACCGAGATTCAATATATGAAGGCCTTAAAAAAAGTGTTCGATCCAGCAGGTATCATGAATCCAGGGAAAATATTCGACATAGAGCCTAGTACCAAACTATAG
- a CDS encoding SUF system NifU family Fe-S cluster assembly protein, with the protein MLFWGNREEAREWNKLSEKMMEELESLYQDLIIDHYKNPRCRGIIESPDASSRLLNPLCGDEIEVFLALNAGRCCDVKNEGKGCSISQASASMMSELCSGLSIEQLREKAALFVRMMKESLEDEQCDELGDCAALQGVRRFSARIRCAMLPWEALSKCLDQLEPGDNTGENKVLGYS; encoded by the coding sequence GTGCTATTTTGGGGAAATAGAGAAGAAGCGAGGGAATGGAATAAACTTTCGGAAAAGATGATGGAAGAATTAGAAAGCCTATATCAAGATCTCATTATTGATCATTATAAAAATCCTCGTTGTCGCGGTATCATAGAGAGTCCAGATGCATCAAGTCGGTTATTGAATCCTTTATGCGGAGATGAGATCGAAGTCTTTCTTGCTCTCAATGCTGGCCGTTGTTGCGATGTAAAAAATGAGGGGAAGGGATGTTCAATTAGTCAAGCATCTGCGTCAATGATGTCAGAGCTGTGTAGTGGTCTTTCTATTGAACAGCTGAGGGAGAAAGCAGCTCTTTTTGTTCGAATGATGAAGGAATCATTGGAGGATGAGCAGTGTGATGAGCTAGGAGATTGTGCTGCACTTCAGGGAGTTCGCCGTTTTTCTGCCCGCATTCGATGTGCAATGTTGCCGTGGGAGGCTCTTTCCAAGTGTCTGGACCAGTTAGAGCCTGGTGACAACACTGGTGAGAACAAAGTTCTTGGCTACTCGTAA
- a CDS encoding TetR/AcrR family transcriptional regulator has product MLYEENACPTPSLQGKNVSMANDTDSIQSSSVNTAEALKEDALQKRALSEFTPKQRILAAALKLFVEQGYFRTNVPDLSRDSKCSVGSIYHNFKNKEEVARALYTEGITAFRAALYQALAQVDDVEEFTKKIIISFLHFSEANHQLSKYLWLCRHNEFMTGIIRHPTRVGFDPLGRKLTKTIRRGIQEGKIRPLKANIIWSILFGIPVGYVRDWLDGYNEESPKLVADIIADSCWRALKSE; this is encoded by the coding sequence ATGCTTTATGAGGAGAACGCTTGCCCCACTCCCTCACTACAGGGTAAAAACGTATCTATGGCAAATGACACCGATTCCATCCAATCATCCTCCGTAAATACCGCCGAAGCACTCAAAGAGGATGCCCTTCAAAAAAGAGCCTTGTCGGAGTTTACTCCGAAACAACGGATACTCGCTGCGGCTCTTAAGCTGTTTGTAGAACAGGGATATTTTAGAACCAATGTTCCTGACCTCAGTCGGGACAGCAAATGTAGTGTGGGTTCCATCTACCATAATTTCAAAAACAAAGAGGAAGTTGCCCGTGCCCTGTATACTGAGGGGATTACCGCTTTTAGAGCAGCCTTGTATCAAGCACTCGCTCAAGTAGACGATGTTGAGGAGTTTACGAAAAAGATAATCATATCTTTTCTTCATTTTTCAGAGGCCAACCATCAACTCTCAAAATATCTTTGGCTGTGTCGTCATAATGAGTTTATGACGGGTATTATTCGCCATCCGACGAGAGTTGGTTTTGACCCTCTCGGTAGAAAACTGACGAAGACTATTCGAAGAGGAATTCAAGAGGGCAAGATTCGGCCGCTGAAAGCAAACATTATCTGGAGTATTCTATTTGGTATCCCAGTTGGATATGTCCGAGACTGGTTAGACGGATATAACGAGGAATCACCGAAATTAGTGGCAGATATTATCGCTGATAGCTGCTGGCGGGCGCTGAAAAGTGAATAA
- a CDS encoding DNA-binding response regulator, translating to MIDLVIADDHVVLREALCELLETRGKYNVVAQASNGDELVNILNSRASNPHLVILDVTMPKVDGLAALETLAAEGRVPPVLVLSANEAQTKIRAMLKAGAKGYLPKNASLDELEFAITSILDGKTYLSPSITAPLMDNSPTDSPLENPLSVLTKREIEIMAHLADGKPNREIGKLLHISTRTVDTHRSNILKKLKVRTNAELVKLAIAQNLISI from the coding sequence ATGATTGATCTCGTAATCGCTGATGACCACGTCGTCTTGAGGGAGGCGCTTTGCGAACTCCTGGAGACTCGAGGAAAATATAACGTCGTTGCTCAAGCCTCCAACGGTGATGAGCTCGTGAATATTCTTAACTCCAGAGCCTCAAATCCACATCTTGTTATTCTCGATGTTACCATGCCGAAAGTTGATGGACTTGCAGCGCTTGAAACGTTGGCAGCAGAGGGACGAGTTCCCCCTGTACTTGTTTTGTCCGCTAATGAAGCTCAAACGAAGATAAGAGCGATGCTAAAGGCAGGCGCTAAAGGCTATCTGCCTAAAAATGCAAGCCTTGATGAACTCGAATTCGCTATCACCTCTATTCTTGACGGCAAAACGTATTTGAGCCCATCTATAACAGCTCCTCTTATGGATAATTCGCCTACTGATTCGCCTCTTGAAAACCCTCTTTCCGTTCTCACAAAGAGAGAGATTGAAATTATGGCGCACTTAGCAGATGGCAAACCAAATCGGGAAATTGGGAAACTTCTACACATTAGTACTCGTACAGTAGATACCCACCGAAGTAATATTCTCAAGAAACTTAAAGTGAGGACAAATGCGGAGCTAGTAAAACTGGCCATCGCCCAAAACCTGATTTCAATCTAG
- a CDS encoding PH domain-containing protein encodes MPFYKSAEELLKVEGNTLMEIKRTPRSMLGLISCAIISTVVITLILFLPNEDGSSLSSLIESKFILLFYLIPIAFCVEAVRRYHDDLYIFERERIVHKGGRLSLQLTVPSIRYIDIRAVSVNQSIYGRIFGYGSIELNTAAEDISELVLSGVRAPLQLANVIENIRLMLSKKSSAQAGKATD; translated from the coding sequence ATGCCATTCTATAAGTCCGCCGAAGAACTTCTGAAGGTTGAAGGCAATACTTTAATGGAGATAAAACGGACTCCGCGCTCGATGCTTGGGCTTATCTCTTGCGCTATAATCTCTACTGTAGTGATTACCCTGATTCTCTTTCTGCCAAACGAAGACGGCTCAAGCCTATCCAGTCTCATTGAATCAAAGTTCATTCTTCTATTCTACCTTATCCCGATTGCGTTTTGCGTAGAAGCAGTCAGGCGATATCATGACGACCTGTATATCTTTGAACGTGAACGAATTGTTCACAAAGGTGGCAGACTTTCTCTTCAGTTGACCGTTCCTTCTATTCGCTATATCGACATTCGAGCAGTCTCCGTAAATCAGAGCATCTATGGGCGAATCTTTGGCTATGGTTCTATTGAGCTAAATACTGCCGCTGAAGATATTAGCGAACTTGTGCTATCGGGAGTAAGAGCACCCTTACAGCTTGCCAACGTAATAGAAAATATCCGCTTGATGCTTTCGAAAAAGTCTTCTGCTCAAGCTGGAAAGGCGACTGATTAG
- a CDS encoding alanine--glyoxylate aminotransferase family protein — MPQISLFTPGPTHIPDEILRAMHSHELHHRTPEFRRLFQDTREQLAQAMHSPVLPLFLSCSGTGGMEAVVLNSVGPSDTLGYLDAGKFGERWGQIAESAQLRSKRLQLPWGESATTENVISFLEQSPEITHFALQFCETSTTVEHDVTSISQSIKERFPHIILIIDAISSAATVKWDLNAQHWDAVITASQKSFMVPPGLTMLFLSPKYWDSSADIKPRTLYFDLKNEYRQQTSGNAAWTPAISLIAGLKAALSLFEREGWENVYTRHKNCRNRALFWFSELGFSPINVSHGAHSVSGARPPLSINAEKLRSTLKSRFQIQVAGGQDEWKGEVVRIGHMGIISSEDIDRCFLCIQQVINQE, encoded by the coding sequence ATGCCTCAGATATCACTGTTCACCCCAGGTCCAACCCATATTCCAGATGAAATCCTCCGAGCAATGCATTCGCACGAGCTTCATCATCGAACCCCAGAATTTAGACGGCTCTTTCAGGACACACGTGAACAGCTTGCTCAGGCTATGCATTCACCGGTTCTTCCCCTATTTCTCAGCTGCTCAGGAACAGGTGGAATGGAGGCTGTAGTTCTTAATAGCGTCGGGCCGAGTGATACATTGGGTTATCTCGATGCTGGCAAGTTCGGAGAACGTTGGGGTCAGATTGCAGAATCTGCTCAGTTAAGGTCAAAAAGACTACAATTACCTTGGGGAGAATCTGCAACTACAGAAAACGTTATTTCTTTTCTTGAACAATCTCCCGAAATTACCCACTTTGCTCTTCAATTCTGTGAGACATCAACGACGGTAGAACATGATGTAACTTCAATATCTCAATCTATTAAAGAGAGATTTCCACATATAATATTAATCATTGATGCCATTTCCTCTGCTGCTACGGTCAAGTGGGATCTTAATGCACAGCACTGGGATGCTGTTATCACTGCATCTCAGAAATCATTTATGGTACCACCAGGATTGACTATGCTCTTCCTCAGTCCGAAGTATTGGGACTCCAGTGCGGACATAAAGCCAAGAACTCTTTACTTCGATCTGAAAAATGAATACCGCCAACAAACGAGTGGCAATGCAGCATGGACCCCCGCTATCTCATTAATCGCTGGTCTCAAGGCTGCTCTTTCACTTTTTGAAAGGGAGGGATGGGAAAATGTATATACCCGTCATAAAAACTGCCGCAATAGAGCGCTGTTTTGGTTTTCAGAGCTTGGATTTTCACCCATAAATGTCTCCCATGGCGCTCATAGTGTTTCTGGAGCACGACCACCGCTCTCTATAAACGCAGAAAAATTACGTTCTACATTGAAGTCGAGATTTCAGATTCAGGTGGCTGGAGGACAGGATGAATGGAAAGGAGAAGTTGTTCGTATCGGTCACATGGGGATAATATCTTCTGAAGATATTGATCGCTGCTTTTTGTGTATACAACAGGTTATAAATCAGGAGTAG
- a CDS encoding flagellar hook-basal body protein, producing MDRGTYSSAAAGMLQLSKLEIINNNLANLNTPGFKGQVVVSREGEFKDTLASTMKRRTPYAKEDYDRTPGVREVEAITDFRLGPIEQTGQPLHAALRDPNEFFVVRSADGPVYTRAGNFTLDSGGRLVTPDGMPVLADGGEIVVNQGIPTMTSGGFVQVTGLPGGLTQNAGRVQIVRFDDLSQLQRVGASKFRVPDGTAQPEPVANPSVVPKAIETSNISAIQAIVDLIATNRGFELYTKTARSIDSMNQTAIQRVGRRSA from the coding sequence ATGGACCGCGGAACGTACTCATCAGCTGCAGCGGGAATGCTTCAGCTCTCAAAACTCGAGATTATCAACAATAATCTTGCCAATCTGAATACTCCTGGTTTTAAAGGACAGGTTGTTGTCTCTCGTGAGGGCGAGTTCAAGGATACTCTTGCGAGCACTATGAAAAGAAGAACGCCCTATGCGAAAGAAGATTATGATAGAACTCCTGGGGTAAGGGAAGTTGAGGCGATTACTGATTTCCGTTTAGGGCCAATTGAACAGACTGGTCAGCCACTTCATGCAGCACTACGAGATCCGAATGAGTTCTTCGTAGTAAGATCTGCCGATGGACCCGTTTATACCCGCGCCGGAAATTTTACACTCGATAGCGGAGGGCGTTTGGTGACCCCTGATGGGATGCCTGTTCTTGCAGATGGGGGAGAGATAGTAGTGAATCAGGGTATTCCTACTATGACTTCAGGGGGATTTGTTCAAGTTACGGGCTTGCCTGGAGGGTTAACGCAAAACGCTGGAAGAGTCCAAATAGTTCGCTTTGATGACCTCTCGCAATTACAACGAGTTGGGGCGAGTAAGTTTCGTGTTCCTGACGGTACCGCACAACCTGAGCCAGTGGCCAATCCGAGCGTTGTTCCAAAAGCTATCGAGACATCAAACATATCTGCAATCCAAGCTATTGTAGATTTGATTGCAACCAATCGAGGCTTTGAGCTGTATACAAAGACTGCTCGGTCAATTGATTCAATGAATCAGACAGCAATTCAACGTGTCGGAAGAAGATCTGCGTAG